The following proteins are encoded in a genomic region of Triticum dicoccoides isolate Atlit2015 ecotype Zavitan chromosome 1B, WEW_v2.0, whole genome shotgun sequence:
- the LOC119317162 gene encoding putative disease resistance protein RGA1 isoform X2 yields MASNQPINKSSVIAMAWGLFNDGAGVLSNFNTYKEFFSWTASVITAIHYRQSTSESPDNDKTVAQPHDKEKIDRLEVDLWKLKTTMPKMLDLIDRVEFLSHKEQVVDLLPNIKGAVFDAEDLLDEFDYDVLKLKVECSKNLKPGHYNDTFLEFFDRSSDYKRQVNIIQEKLDHVHKQAMDMGLHQAPRKFDKSVRPETTTYFNCVEKMVGREKEMKELLGKLGVRGLKRGRTESKARMTELHVLSIVGMGGVGKTTMAQQICKNTNVKKHFGPIIWTCVSDDFDTKGLTKAIIEGLGGDASSNNLNVLMGKLEGRVKSKKFLLVLDDMWDDILKDDAAGWKSLCACLENGAEGSRILVTTRFPEVAELVGPMNNFELNGLEPKVFWDFFKSCAFGSTSSCNNQESLELEHIGKDIVPKLKGSPLAAKTIGRLLRMELSTTHWKNIKESELWKLKQTDTDILPALRLSYMYLPQKLKRCFSICAMFPKDHKFGKDFLADIWIAQGYVEGPQESSMCFDALANRSFFQKPSPQSLKYVIHDLMHDTAQLVSKDECFIIKHASDLDKVPSNVRHLSIFTNGNVQCSELKSICDKKNLRSLVCDESYSKAKDFEPVINCWFRELPKIRVLSFKLSGVRQLPESMGNSKHLRYLSLLGSVTFSTFPLSVCRLHHLKNIDSSSCVIEKFPPGFSDVLSLEKINSKCFSYSKDHSGKLCLKWSHPLHSPEGVKIMENQMEMLPHWNLQHLHVKNYGGESCPSWLQPNLLPRLRSLEFMNCVSLKSIPFFLQLVGSLGNTSQSDNINRIEELVIKECGQISWQGLVVLPTSLRKLDLRSPGYSMDHFVSCFLDLTSLTYLRMHDCDSLTAIPLYVWRSNLPSLEELDISFCNNITSIVSEASSSSSTTNGGIKGFSSLAKICILCCPKLLSLHEFFKPDCLPAVKTIEVSSCEELMSLSVDRLDGLQQLTIRGSDKFNMERAMILPSSLKKLSLSDCQGIESINLANGQLASSPVLEELSILRCSDLKSIGGAAAVDKIKKVSIKECHELKEIQQPLFHCLVGTSDD; encoded by the exons CAATGATGGTGCTGGGGTGCTTTCCAACTTCAACACATATAAAGAATTCTTCAGCTGGACGGCATCAGTTATAACCGCCATTCATTATCGACAGAGCACCTCAGAGTCGCCAGACAATGACAAGACAGTTGCACAACCACATGATAAAGAGAAAATTGATCGGCTAGAGGTTGATCTTTGGAAGCTGAAGACAACAATGCCCAAGATGCTTGACCTCATTGATCGGGTTGAGTTTCTAAGCCATAAGGAACAAGTGGTTGATCTCCTCCCAAATATCAAAGGTGCAGTGTTCGATGCAGAGGACCTGCTTGATGAGTTTGATTATGATGTACTCAAGTTGAAGGTTGAATGCAGCAAGAATTTGAAGCCAGGTCATTATAATGACACCTTTCTGGAATTCTTCGACAGATCCAGTGATTACAAAAGACAAGTCAACATAATTCAAGAAAAACTAGATCATGTCCATAAGCAGGCCATGGATATGGGCTTGCACCAAGCACCACGGAAGTTTGATAAATCAGTTAGGCCAGAAACAACTACCTACTTTAATTGTGTGGAAAAAATGGTTGGTCGTGAAAAAGAAATGAAGGAGTTGTTGGGAAAACTAGGAGTTCGTGGACTGAAGAGAGGAAGAACTGAAAGCAAAGCAAGAATGACAGAGTTGCATGTGTTATCCATTGTTGGCATGGGAGGTGTCGGGAAGACAACGATGGCCCAACAAATCTGCAAGAATACAAATGTGAAGAAACACTTTGGCCCCATAATTTGGACATGTGTTTCAGATGACTTTGACACAAAAGGGTTAACGAAAGCGATTATAGAGGGCCTCGGAGGAGACGCGTCATCTAATAATCTGAATGTTCTTATGGGTAAACTAGAAGGTCGTGTCAAGTCCAAAAAGTTCTTGCTTGTCCTTGATGACATGTGGGATGATATCTTGAAGGATGACGCAGCAGGGTGGAAGAGCTTGTGTGCATGTTTGGAAAATGGcgctgaaggaagtaggattttGGTCACCACTAGATTCCCCGAGGTTGCTGAGCTAGTTGGCCCTATGAATAATTTTGAGTTAAATGGCTTAGAACCAAAGGTATTCTGGGATTTCTTCAAATCCTGTGCATTTGGATCCACGAGTTCTTGCAACAACCAGGAGTCACTGGAATTGGAGCACATTGGTAAAGACATTGTTCCAAAGTTGAAGGGTTCCCCATTAGCTGCCAAGACTATTGGTCGCTTGCTGAGAATGGAGCTAAGTACAACACATTGGAAAAATATAAAGGAAAGTGAACTCTGGAAATTAAAACAAACAGATACTGACATTCTGCCAGCCCTTCGACTGAGCTATATGTATCTACCGCAGAAACTGAAGAGATGCTTCTCAATCTGTGCAATGTTTCCCAAGGATCACAAATTTGGGAAGGATTTTCTAGCTGATATTTGGATTGCACAAGGATATGTGGAGGGGCCCCAAGAATCATCAATGTGCTTCGATGCCCTTGCAAATCGTTCATTCTTTCAGAAACCATCACCACAGAGTCTTAAGTATGTAATTCATGATCTGATGCATGACACAGCACAGCTAGTCTCGAAGGATGAGTGCTTCATTATAAAGCATGCTAGTGACCTGGACAAAGTTCCTTCAAATGTCCGTCATCTGTCAATATTCACAAACGGAAATGTTCAGTGTTCTGAATTGAAGAGCATATGCGACAAGAAAAATTTGAGGTCCCTGGTATGCGATGAATCGTATAGCAAAGCAAAAGATTTTGAGCCTGTGATAAACTGTTGGTTCAGGGAGCTACCGAAAATCCGTGTATTGAGTTTTAAACTTTCTGGAGTACGACAACTACCTGAGAGCATGGGCAACTCAAAGCATCTGCGTTACCTTTCTTTACTTGGAAGTGTTACTTTCAGCACATTTCCATTATCAGTATGTCGTCTGCATCATCTGAAAAATATAGACTCTAGCAGTTGTGTGATTGAAAAGTTTCCTCCAGGCTTCAGTGATGTCCTCAGCTTAGAGAAGATCAATTCAAAGTGTTTTAGTTATAGCAAGGACCACTCTGGCAAACTCTGCCTAAAATGGTCCCATCCGCTGCATAGTCCTGAGGGAGTGAAGATAATGGAAAACCAGATGGAAATGTTACCTCACTGGAATCTCCAACATTTGCACGTAAAGAACTACGGAGGTGAATCTTGCCCTAGCTGGCTCCAGCCCAACCTCCTGCCAAGGTTACGTTCTCTTGAATTTATGAATTGTGTCAGTTTGAAGAGCATACCATTCTTTCTCCAGTTAGTTGGGTCACTGGGCAATACATCACAATCAGACAACATTAATCGTATTGAAGAGTTGGTCATAAAAGAATGTGGTCAAATCAGTTGGCAAGGCTTGGTGGTCTTACCTACTTCTCTTAGAAAGCTAGACCTTCGGAGCCCGGGCTATTCCATGGATCACTTCGTGAGCTGCTTCCTTGACCTCACCTCCCTCACTTATTTGAGAATGCATGACTGCGACTCGTTGACAGCTATTCCCCTGTATGTGTGGAGAAGCAATCTTCCATCCCTGGAAGAACTAGACATCAGTTTTTGCAATAACATTACATCAATAGTCTCTGAAGCAAGTAGTAGCAGTAGCACCACCAACGGCGGCATTAAAGGATTTTCATCCCTTGCTAAGATATGTATTCTTTGCTGTCCGAAATTATTGAGCTTGCATGAATTCTTCAAGCCAGATTGTCTACCTGCCGTGAAGACCATTGAGGTTTCCTCTTGTGAAGAGTTGATGTCGCTGTCTGTTGACAGGCTCGACGGGTTGCAGCAGTTGACAATTCGAGGTTCTGATAAGTTCAATATGGAGAGGGCAATGATATTACCATCCTCTCTTAAGAAGCTCAGCTTGAGTGATTGTCAGGGCATAGAATCCATCAACCTCGCCAATGGCCAGTTGGCAAGTTCTCCAGTATTGGAGGAACTTAGCATTTTGCGCTGTTCAGACCTTAAGTCCATTGGTGGTGCAGCAGCTGTTGATAAAATAAAGAAAGTGAGTATAAAGGAGTGCCACGAGCTCAAGGAAATACAACAGCCGCTCTTTCACTG CCTGGTTGGTACTT CTGATGATTAA
- the LOC119317162 gene encoding putative disease resistance protein RGA1 isoform X1, which produces MASNQPINKSSVIAMAWGLFNDGAGVLSNFNTYKEFFSWTASVITAIHYRQSTSESPDNDKTVAQPHDKEKIDRLEVDLWKLKTTMPKMLDLIDRVEFLSHKEQVVDLLPNIKGAVFDAEDLLDEFDYDVLKLKVECSKNLKPGHYNDTFLEFFDRSSDYKRQVNIIQEKLDHVHKQAMDMGLHQAPRKFDKSVRPETTTYFNCVEKMVGREKEMKELLGKLGVRGLKRGRTESKARMTELHVLSIVGMGGVGKTTMAQQICKNTNVKKHFGPIIWTCVSDDFDTKGLTKAIIEGLGGDASSNNLNVLMGKLEGRVKSKKFLLVLDDMWDDILKDDAAGWKSLCACLENGAEGSRILVTTRFPEVAELVGPMNNFELNGLEPKVFWDFFKSCAFGSTSSCNNQESLELEHIGKDIVPKLKGSPLAAKTIGRLLRMELSTTHWKNIKESELWKLKQTDTDILPALRLSYMYLPQKLKRCFSICAMFPKDHKFGKDFLADIWIAQGYVEGPQESSMCFDALANRSFFQKPSPQSLKYVIHDLMHDTAQLVSKDECFIIKHASDLDKVPSNVRHLSIFTNGNVQCSELKSICDKKNLRSLVCDESYSKAKDFEPVINCWFRELPKIRVLSFKLSGVRQLPESMGNSKHLRYLSLLGSVTFSTFPLSVCRLHHLKNIDSSSCVIEKFPPGFSDVLSLEKINSKCFSYSKDHSGKLCLKWSHPLHSPEGVKIMENQMEMLPHWNLQHLHVKNYGGESCPSWLQPNLLPRLRSLEFMNCVSLKSIPFFLQLVGSLGNTSQSDNINRIEELVIKECGQISWQGLVVLPTSLRKLDLRSPGYSMDHFVSCFLDLTSLTYLRMHDCDSLTAIPLYVWRSNLPSLEELDISFCNNITSIVSEASSSSSTTNGGIKGFSSLAKICILCCPKLLSLHEFFKPDCLPAVKTIEVSSCEELMSLSVDRLDGLQQLTIRGSDKFNMERAMILPSSLKKLSLSDCQGIESINLANGQLASSPVLEELSILRCSDLKSIGGAAAVDKIKKVSIKECHELKEIQQPLFHCLVGTSDDQGFGYRMRQFYRGGLINVVTTVPAKYREIPRIFRANFVVEF; this is translated from the exons CAATGATGGTGCTGGGGTGCTTTCCAACTTCAACACATATAAAGAATTCTTCAGCTGGACGGCATCAGTTATAACCGCCATTCATTATCGACAGAGCACCTCAGAGTCGCCAGACAATGACAAGACAGTTGCACAACCACATGATAAAGAGAAAATTGATCGGCTAGAGGTTGATCTTTGGAAGCTGAAGACAACAATGCCCAAGATGCTTGACCTCATTGATCGGGTTGAGTTTCTAAGCCATAAGGAACAAGTGGTTGATCTCCTCCCAAATATCAAAGGTGCAGTGTTCGATGCAGAGGACCTGCTTGATGAGTTTGATTATGATGTACTCAAGTTGAAGGTTGAATGCAGCAAGAATTTGAAGCCAGGTCATTATAATGACACCTTTCTGGAATTCTTCGACAGATCCAGTGATTACAAAAGACAAGTCAACATAATTCAAGAAAAACTAGATCATGTCCATAAGCAGGCCATGGATATGGGCTTGCACCAAGCACCACGGAAGTTTGATAAATCAGTTAGGCCAGAAACAACTACCTACTTTAATTGTGTGGAAAAAATGGTTGGTCGTGAAAAAGAAATGAAGGAGTTGTTGGGAAAACTAGGAGTTCGTGGACTGAAGAGAGGAAGAACTGAAAGCAAAGCAAGAATGACAGAGTTGCATGTGTTATCCATTGTTGGCATGGGAGGTGTCGGGAAGACAACGATGGCCCAACAAATCTGCAAGAATACAAATGTGAAGAAACACTTTGGCCCCATAATTTGGACATGTGTTTCAGATGACTTTGACACAAAAGGGTTAACGAAAGCGATTATAGAGGGCCTCGGAGGAGACGCGTCATCTAATAATCTGAATGTTCTTATGGGTAAACTAGAAGGTCGTGTCAAGTCCAAAAAGTTCTTGCTTGTCCTTGATGACATGTGGGATGATATCTTGAAGGATGACGCAGCAGGGTGGAAGAGCTTGTGTGCATGTTTGGAAAATGGcgctgaaggaagtaggattttGGTCACCACTAGATTCCCCGAGGTTGCTGAGCTAGTTGGCCCTATGAATAATTTTGAGTTAAATGGCTTAGAACCAAAGGTATTCTGGGATTTCTTCAAATCCTGTGCATTTGGATCCACGAGTTCTTGCAACAACCAGGAGTCACTGGAATTGGAGCACATTGGTAAAGACATTGTTCCAAAGTTGAAGGGTTCCCCATTAGCTGCCAAGACTATTGGTCGCTTGCTGAGAATGGAGCTAAGTACAACACATTGGAAAAATATAAAGGAAAGTGAACTCTGGAAATTAAAACAAACAGATACTGACATTCTGCCAGCCCTTCGACTGAGCTATATGTATCTACCGCAGAAACTGAAGAGATGCTTCTCAATCTGTGCAATGTTTCCCAAGGATCACAAATTTGGGAAGGATTTTCTAGCTGATATTTGGATTGCACAAGGATATGTGGAGGGGCCCCAAGAATCATCAATGTGCTTCGATGCCCTTGCAAATCGTTCATTCTTTCAGAAACCATCACCACAGAGTCTTAAGTATGTAATTCATGATCTGATGCATGACACAGCACAGCTAGTCTCGAAGGATGAGTGCTTCATTATAAAGCATGCTAGTGACCTGGACAAAGTTCCTTCAAATGTCCGTCATCTGTCAATATTCACAAACGGAAATGTTCAGTGTTCTGAATTGAAGAGCATATGCGACAAGAAAAATTTGAGGTCCCTGGTATGCGATGAATCGTATAGCAAAGCAAAAGATTTTGAGCCTGTGATAAACTGTTGGTTCAGGGAGCTACCGAAAATCCGTGTATTGAGTTTTAAACTTTCTGGAGTACGACAACTACCTGAGAGCATGGGCAACTCAAAGCATCTGCGTTACCTTTCTTTACTTGGAAGTGTTACTTTCAGCACATTTCCATTATCAGTATGTCGTCTGCATCATCTGAAAAATATAGACTCTAGCAGTTGTGTGATTGAAAAGTTTCCTCCAGGCTTCAGTGATGTCCTCAGCTTAGAGAAGATCAATTCAAAGTGTTTTAGTTATAGCAAGGACCACTCTGGCAAACTCTGCCTAAAATGGTCCCATCCGCTGCATAGTCCTGAGGGAGTGAAGATAATGGAAAACCAGATGGAAATGTTACCTCACTGGAATCTCCAACATTTGCACGTAAAGAACTACGGAGGTGAATCTTGCCCTAGCTGGCTCCAGCCCAACCTCCTGCCAAGGTTACGTTCTCTTGAATTTATGAATTGTGTCAGTTTGAAGAGCATACCATTCTTTCTCCAGTTAGTTGGGTCACTGGGCAATACATCACAATCAGACAACATTAATCGTATTGAAGAGTTGGTCATAAAAGAATGTGGTCAAATCAGTTGGCAAGGCTTGGTGGTCTTACCTACTTCTCTTAGAAAGCTAGACCTTCGGAGCCCGGGCTATTCCATGGATCACTTCGTGAGCTGCTTCCTTGACCTCACCTCCCTCACTTATTTGAGAATGCATGACTGCGACTCGTTGACAGCTATTCCCCTGTATGTGTGGAGAAGCAATCTTCCATCCCTGGAAGAACTAGACATCAGTTTTTGCAATAACATTACATCAATAGTCTCTGAAGCAAGTAGTAGCAGTAGCACCACCAACGGCGGCATTAAAGGATTTTCATCCCTTGCTAAGATATGTATTCTTTGCTGTCCGAAATTATTGAGCTTGCATGAATTCTTCAAGCCAGATTGTCTACCTGCCGTGAAGACCATTGAGGTTTCCTCTTGTGAAGAGTTGATGTCGCTGTCTGTTGACAGGCTCGACGGGTTGCAGCAGTTGACAATTCGAGGTTCTGATAAGTTCAATATGGAGAGGGCAATGATATTACCATCCTCTCTTAAGAAGCTCAGCTTGAGTGATTGTCAGGGCATAGAATCCATCAACCTCGCCAATGGCCAGTTGGCAAGTTCTCCAGTATTGGAGGAACTTAGCATTTTGCGCTGTTCAGACCTTAAGTCCATTGGTGGTGCAGCAGCTGTTGATAAAATAAAGAAAGTGAGTATAAAGGAGTGCCACGAGCTCAAGGAAATACAACAGCCGCTCTTTCACTG CCTGGTTGGTACTTCTGATgatcaaggttttggttaccgaatgaggcAATTTTATCGAGGGGGACTGATAAATGTGGTTACCACGGTTCCCGCGAAATACCGAGAAATACCGAGAATATTTCGAGCAAATTTTgtagttgaattttga